TGCCACACGTTGGATCATAAATGACATCATGTGCCCCAACACCGACAACCTCTGCTGCAAATTTGGTTATGTGACGAGGAGTGAGGACAATTCCCATTTCACTTGCATCATTAGCATACTTCAAAAAAGTTTCATAAAATTGACCTAGTGCATCTGCACCACTATTGATCGCCGACCGTACGTTCATCTCTCTAAGATGCTGAACTGTCCTTACAATTGCTCTTCTATATTTGAAATGGTTTTCAGCGGTTGCCGGAAGTTTCAGCGTTACTTGGTCAAAAAAAACAAGCTTACCATGAATTTTCAGCAACGCTTCAATTCTAGCGTTAATATCATTTACCAAGGTGGCAGGGTCATTATTGAGACTCATGTCGTTGTCTTTGACCAGTGCAAGTAACAGGCCAGCCACAAGGCAAGCTCGCTCGCTCGCGGTAACAGCGTTGATGTGTAGGTCATGATTGATTTCGTTTGCTTTCACCAGAAATTCATCAAGATTAACTTCATACCCACCAATAGAAGGAGAATTAGACTCAATTATTTGGATGCATTGAGATTGTGATATAAAACCAGTAGTGGCATAGTTGTTTATAGTTATATCCTGCCAATTATCACCGTCCCAGAATTTAGTTTGTACTATGATGGATTCATCTGGTGATCCTGCAACGGCTGACACCAATCTTGCAGGTGAGGTGCCACTCGCCATGTTGATCACTTCACAATACGTTTGCGCTTCTTTTAGGGCAACTGACAAATCATCCGTCTTACTTTTTGCTTCTATAACCCAATAACAAACCTCAGACCCTGACTCAAAGACGACTATGTTTTCTGGCTTTTTCAGCCCGAGTCCATCGGCAAGAGTCTTATCATGTTTGAAAAACTCCCCTTGCGTATAAACTGATCCTCCTTTTGATGGATTGCGAATGTCCCAACCCAACGTACGCAAATTTTCGGTTATATACTTATATGATCTGAATTCGCTGTCAGTCATTGTGATGCCCTCCCATTTAGGGCATCTAGCTTAGTTACAAAAGGTAAAGAAAAGGTTTACAGACCGGAATTAAACATTACTTAAATCAAACATATTGATCCCTCGACAAAAAACTGACTTAAAAAGATTATCTATAAACGTTCACCGCATCCTGAAGCGGAACGGATCAAGTGCATGACAGATATCACGCGCCAGCGATACTGGCGTGCCGGTAATTTCGGCGGCCAGCATATCCCCAAGCAAAGGCGCAAAGGTCATGCCGCGCGCACCCAGTGCCCCCAGACAATAGATACGATCCCCAAGATGCCCCATGATCGGGTTACGATCCGGCGTGCTGGCACGCTGGCTCATGCGGCCTATAAAACCACCCGTAACATCTGGCACCTCAATCAATCCGGCCATACCGTCAGGTAGCAGGTTCATATTATGGGCATGTCCCTGATCAGTGACAGTCATGGCGGCAGTGCGGTCAAATGTGGCACCAAGCTCGTGAAACCCATTATATGCAGGCGTCAGATAGCCACCAAAGCTCAGCCCAGATTGCAATGGCTGCACGGCATTATTCGTAGGAATATGGCTAACTTGTCCCGAAGTCACGTCAAGCGGAATACCGCTTTTATGCAGATGTGACAGAATCTGGCTGATATTGGCGCCGCCAGCTAGCACGACAGCGCTATATGCTTCGCTCATGTCGCCATTAATGCGGAAGGTCTGCGCATCCAGCTGGGTTATATCCGTAACCTTGGTTGCCAAAGACAAGGACGCCCCCGCGGCAAGGCGCTCGACATATTTGACCGGATTGATGATGCGACCATAATCATGTACGGCGCCGCCAAGCGGAAGTGCGATAGCTGACAAAGCAGAGGCTTCATCGGCATCGACAAAACGCATCAGGCTATCTGGCCAGAATTGCCGCCTGAATTTATCCTGTCGCACGGCTTCGCGGTTTGGCCAATCCAGCGAAATCACATTGTGGGCAACACTGCAATCAAGTGCGTCAGATAATCTGGCCGCAAAGGACAAACACATTGATGATAGCTGACTGGCAAGATTATGATCGACAGCCAGCCTTGGGCTTTGCACAGCCATACGGTTGCCGGATGCCCCGCTTGCCAGCTTTGGCGCACTGTCAAAAATAGTCGCGCTGACACCTCGCCTGTTCAGGCCGGACGCAATTGACGCACCCGCTATACCGCCACCAATAATGGCCACCTGTTTGATACCATCTGCACGAGTGGCCAGAGGGGCAACAAGCGGCTTTATCCCGGTTAACATATGGCGTTTGCGGCCAAAGCCGGGGCATTTTTCAACGACAAAGCCAGCCCCTTGAAGGGCGTCTCTTACGCCGCTGGCCACCGTAAAGCTAGACAATGTTCCGCCTTGGCGCGTTAACCGGCCAACATGACCCAGTATATCTTTGTCCCACATAGCCATATTTTTGGCGGGACTGAACCCATCAAGAAACCAGGCATCAGCCCGAAAATCCATCTCGGCCAGCATGTCCTCTGCCTGTCCGTAAAGCAGGTGTAGCCGTAGCCGCCCATCAAGCAAAGGCACCATATGCGTCCCTGGCCAGCGCGGTGGCATAGCCGCACGTAAAGTTTCAGCATACAAAGCGACCTCGGCAAAGGGCGCATGCGCACGTGCAAGGTCATCCAGCCTAAGTGGGCACGCTTCGAGTGAGATATAATCCAGTTGCAGGTTGGGAAACTTATCCATCTCGGCCATCACTGCCAGCAGATTCAACCCCGTACCAAATCCCGTTTCGGCAATGGTGAAATGTGACGCATCTTGCAGCCGAAAGGGTAAATCATTTCCACTTAGAAATACGTGGCGGCTTTCAGCCAAGCCGCCTTCAGCCGAAAAATAGACATCATCATAGTCATCAGCACGCAGA
This window of the Candidatus Puniceispirillum marinum IMCC1322 genome carries:
- the mnmC gene encoding FAD-dependent 5-carboxymethylaminomethyl-2-thiouridine(34) oxidoreductase MnmC, with translation MAENLHMHDGADYRLAEAKLSWRDDILRADDYDDVYFSAEGGLAESRHVFLSGNDLPFRLQDASHFTIAETGFGTGLNLLAVMAEMDKFPNLQLDYISLEACPLRLDDLARAHAPFAEVALYAETLRAAMPPRWPGTHMVPLLDGRLRLHLLYGQAEDMLAEMDFRADAWFLDGFSPAKNMAMWDKDILGHVGRLTRQGGTLSSFTVASGVRDALQGAGFVVEKCPGFGRKRHMLTGIKPLVAPLATRADGIKQVAIIGGGIAGASIASGLNRRGVSATIFDSAPKLASGASGNRMAVQSPRLAVDHNLASQLSSMCLSFAARLSDALDCSVAHNVISLDWPNREAVRQDKFRRQFWPDSLMRFVDADEASALSAIALPLGGAVHDYGRIINPVKYVERLAAGASLSLATKVTDITQLDAQTFRINGDMSEAYSAVVLAGGANISQILSHLHKSGIPLDVTSGQVSHIPTNNAVQPLQSGLSFGGYLTPAYNGFHELGATFDRTAAMTVTDQGHAHNMNLLPDGMAGLIEVPDVTGGFIGRMSQRASTPDRNPIMGHLGDRIYCLGALGARGMTFAPLLGDMLAAEITGTPVSLARDICHALDPFRFRMR